Proteins found in one Bordetella genomosp. 9 genomic segment:
- a CDS encoding enoyl-CoA hydratase-related protein, whose protein sequence is MLQTLEIEHKPQAAVVWLSRPDVRNAMDGQMVEELRTTYAGLADDSQVRAIVLAARGIAFCCGADESWQREIARAGESAIHADARACAAMLETIYRCPKPTIVRLHGACMGMGMGLAAACDIAIASSQASFALPETRLGLIPSIIAPYVLRTMSPRDATRWFLTGETFSAGEAWRIGFVHGLSEPDSLDMRIAALVDTFMLTAPDAVAATKVLVHASCNPGGNARHGHDGAETVPPPTGAGDGISLGPSWGGGSLA, encoded by the coding sequence ATGCTGCAGACGCTGGAAATCGAGCACAAGCCCCAGGCCGCGGTGGTATGGCTGTCGCGTCCGGACGTTCGCAACGCCATGGATGGGCAGATGGTCGAGGAACTCAGGACCACCTACGCCGGCCTGGCCGACGACAGCCAAGTGCGCGCCATCGTCCTGGCCGCCCGGGGCATCGCGTTCTGCTGCGGGGCCGACGAGTCCTGGCAGCGCGAAATCGCGCGCGCCGGCGAATCCGCCATCCATGCCGATGCCCGGGCCTGCGCGGCCATGCTCGAGACGATATACCGCTGTCCCAAGCCGACCATCGTGCGCCTGCATGGCGCCTGCATGGGGATGGGCATGGGATTGGCCGCCGCCTGCGATATCGCCATCGCGTCGTCACAGGCGAGTTTCGCCCTGCCGGAAACCCGGCTGGGACTGATCCCGTCCATCATCGCGCCCTACGTGCTGCGGACCATGAGCCCGCGCGACGCCACGCGCTGGTTCCTGACCGGGGAAACCTTCAGCGCCGGCGAGGCCTGGCGCATCGGCTTCGTGCATGGCCTGTCCGAGCCGGATTCGCTGGACATGCGGATCGCGGCCCTGGTCGATACCTTCATGCTGACCGCGCCGGACGCCGTCGCGGCGACCAAGGTGCTGGTGCACGCATCCTGCAATCCCGGGGGGAACGCGCGCCATGGCCATGACGGCGCGGAAACGGTGCCGCCGCCCACCGGCGCGGGCGACGGGATCAGCCTGGGCCCGAGCTGGGGCGGCGGCTCGCTGGCCTAG